One Ictalurus punctatus breed USDA103 chromosome 21, Coco_2.0, whole genome shotgun sequence genomic window carries:
- the stimate gene encoding store-operated calcium entry regulator STIMATE, which yields MPNTGVSAMFLSRPEEGNVAGHLMSGAAPGPQLPSNSSPADTDMKGCANGDLMDSFGIFLQGLLGVVAFSTLMLKRFREPKHERRPWRIWFLDTSKQAIGMLFIHFANVYLSDLTEEDPCSLYLINFLLDATLGMLVIYGGVKAVSAVVEWRQWDSLRFGEYGEPVQCTAWAGQCALYILIMMFEKVFIILVLLIPQWKKLAMLNPITNPQLELALVMLIVPFFVNALMFWVVDNFLMKKGRTKAKLEERDVGDGSRGSSKVRYRRALSHDDSESEILFSADDEMEDSDGDEDLRRLTTGLKTVKKKKHRLGIPV from the exons ATGCCGAACACCGGCGTCAGCGCGATGTTTTTGTCCCGACCCGAGGAAGGAAATGTTGCCGGACACCTGATGTCCGGAGCCGCGCCAGGGCCGCAGCTGCCCTCCAACTCCTCTCCCGCGGACACGGACATGAAGGGATGCGCTAACGGAGACCTGATGGACAGCTTCGGGATCTTCCTGCAGGGCCTGCTGGGGGTGGTGGCCTTCAGCACCCTCATGT TGAAACGCTTCAGAGAACCCAAGCACGAAAGAAGACCCTGGAGGATCTG GTTTCTTGACACTTCCAAACAGGCCATTGGGATGCTCTTCATTCACTTTGCCAATGTGTACCTGTCGGACCTTACAGAGGAGGACCCGTGTTCGCT ATACCTCATAAACTTTCTTTTGGATGCTACACTGGGTATGTTGGTGATTTACGGTGGCGTGAAGGCCGTCAGTGCTGTGGTCGAGTGGAGGCAGTGGGACTCGCTGCGCTTTGGAGAGTATG gggagCCAGTACAGTGCACTGCCTGGGCAGGCCAGTGTGCGCTATACATCCTAATTATGATGTTTGAGAAGGTTTTCATCATCCTGGTGCTTCTAATCCCTCAATGGAAGAAG CTGGCTATGCTGAACCCCATCACAAACCCACAGCTGGAGCTGGCTCTCGTTATGCTAATCGTGCCGTTCTTCGTCAAC GCACTGATGTTCTGGGTCGTCGATAACTTCCTGATGAAGAAAGGCAGGACAAAAGCCAAGCTGGAGGAGAGAGACGTCGGGGACGGTTCACGAGGTAGCAGCAAGGTGCGCTACAGACGAGCTCTCTCTCACGACGACTCCGAATCAGAG ATCCTGTTCTCGGCTGATGACGAAATGGAGGATTCGGATGGCGACGAGGACCTGCGCAGGCTCACCACCGGTCTCAAAAcggttaagaaaaaaaaacatcgacTGGGCATTCCtgtctga
- the mustn1b gene encoding musculoskeletal embryonic nuclear protein 1b (The RefSeq protein aligns at 96% coverage compared to this genomic sequence): MSQPGEMKKKRPPVKVEDLKGARSKLGLKGEVKSKTYEVMVECERMGKTAPSVFSGLRTGTETALDKPKAPSGSVFSK; encoded by the exons CCAGGAGAGATGAAGAAGAAGCGTCCGCCTGTGAAGGTGGAGGACTTGAAAGGGGCCCGCAGTAAGCTGGGCCTGAAGGGAGAAGTGAAGAGTAAAACATACGAAGTCATGGTGGAGTGTG AACGTATGGGCAAGACAGCTCCATCAGTGTTTAGTGGATTGCGCACCGGAACAGAGACTGCACTGGACAAACCCAAAGCTCCATCAGGCAGTGTCTTCAGCAAGTGA